One Nocardia huaxiensis genomic window, GGACAGCGGCAGGCCGGTGCGGTCGGCGTAGCGGTTGGGGCCGTGGTCACCGGCGAGTTCCTCGGTGAGCGCGGCGGTCCGGGTGTCCTGCCAGACGATGGCATTGTGGATCGGCTTGCCGGTGGCGCGCTCCCACACCACGGTGGTCTCGCGCTGATTGGTGACGCCGGCCGCGGCGATGTCGGCGGCCCCGATCCCGAGCTTGTCCAGCACCTCGCCGATCACGGCTTCGGTGTTGCGCCAAATGGTTTCGGCATCGTGCTCGACCCAGCCGGGCTGCGGGAAGATCTGCTCGTGTTCGCGCTGGGCGACTCCGGCGATCCGGCCCTGGTGGTCGAAGACGATGCACCGGCTCGAGGTCGTACCTTGATCGATGGCGGCAACATAGCGACGCATTTCAGCAGGCTACTCGACGCGGGAGTGGGTGCGGCGCTGCGACACTGGAGCCTGGGGGTCACCGCTGCCGCGGGTGGTGCGCATTCGACACCGGGGGCGGGTGGTCGCACCGTGAGCCGGGCCCGTGGTCTACGGTTGCTATCGGGTAGCTGGAGCGCTGCATGAACCGACTTGAAGGAGTCGAGCATGACCCCGAAACCGCAATCGCAGTTCCTCGGCCCCCAGCAGCGCGACGCTGCCTGGGAGCGGCTCGGAAGCGACCACTTCGACATGATCGTCATCGGCGGCGGCGTGGTCGGCGCGGGCATCGCGCTCGACGCGGCCACCCGGGGACTCGAGGTCGCCCTGGTGGAGGCGCGTGACCTGGCCGCCGGCACCTCCAGCCGTTCGTCCAAGATGTTCCACGGCGGTCTGCGCTACCTGGAGATGATGGAATTCGGGCTGGTGCGGGAGGCGCTCAAGGAGCGCGAACTCGCGCTGTCCGGGCTCGCGCCGCACCTGGTGAAGCCGCTGCGCTTCCTCTACCCGCTCTCGCGCTACGGGTGGGAGCGGCCGTACGTGGCCGCCGGGCTGTTCCTCTACGACAATATGGGCGGCGCGAAATCCGTTCCGGGACAGCATCATCTGACGAAATCGGCGGCGCTGCGGCTGGCTCCCGGACTCAAGGGGAGCGCACTCACCGGCGGCCTCACCTACTACGACACCGTGGTCGACGACGCCCGGCACACCATGACCGTGGCGCGCACGGCCGCCCACTACGGCGCGGTCATCCGCACCTCCACCCAGGTGGTCGGCTTCCTGCGGGAGGCGGACCGGGTGGTCGGCGTGAAGGTGCGCGACAGCGAGGACGGCCGCACCACCGAGGTGCGCGGCAGTGTGGTGGTCAACTCCACCGGCGTCTGGACCGACGAACTCCAGGCTCTCGCGCATGTTCGCGGTCGATTCCATGTCCGAGCATCCAAGGGCATTCATATCGTCGTCCCGCGCGACCGCATCGCCAGCGACACCTCCATCATCCTGCGCACCGAGAAGAGCGTCCTGTTCGTCATCGCGTGGGGCACCGACCACTGGATCATCGGCACCACCGACACCGACTGGAACCTCGACCTCGCGCACCCGGCCGCCACCAAATCCGATATCGACTACCTGCTCGAACACGTCAACAAAGTGCTGGTCACCCCGCTCACGCACGCCGACATCACCGGCGTCTACGCGGGCCTGCGACCCCTGCTGGCCGGTGAGAGCGATCAGACCTCCAAACTCTCCCGCGAGCACGCCGTCGCCCGCATCGCACCCGGCCTGGTCGGCATCGCCGGCGGCAAGTACACCACCTACCGCGTCATGGCCTACGACGCGGTAGACGAAGCGGCACAAGACATTCCACGCAGCGTGCCCTCCACCATCACCGAACGCGTCCCCCTGCTCGGCGCCGACGGGTACTACGCCCTCATGAACCAGATCCCGCACCTCGCCGAGAAGTACGGCATCCACCCGTACCGAATCCAGCACCTGCTCAACCGCTACGGTTCCCTCATCGACGAGGTGGTCGGCATGGCCGAAGGCAAAGCCGAACTCCTGGAACCGATTACGACCGCCCCCGGCTACCTCCAGGTCGAGGCCCTGTACGCGGCCGCCGCCGAAGGCGCGCTGCACCTCGACGACATCCTGGCCCGCCGCACCCGCATCTCCATCGAATACGCCCACCGCGGCGTCGACTGCGCCGACCAGGTGGCCCGCCTCGTAGCCCCCATCCTCGGCTGGTCCGACGCCGACATCGCCCGCGAAGTCGAAACCTACAGCGCCCGAGTAAAAGCCGAAATCGAATCCCAAACCCAACCCGACGACGCCGCCGCCGACGCCCTCCGCCAGGAAGCCCCCGAAGCGCGCCGCGAAGTCCTCGACCCGGTCCCCATCGTCCCCACCATCCAGGACTGAATCAGACGACCGGCGTCGGCTGGCAGCGCGGGCAGAAATAGATCCCGCGCTCCTCCTTCACGCCATCTCCCAGCATGCGCACCACAAGGTTGGTCCCGCACCGCGGGCACGGCCGGTGCTGCTTGCCGTAAACCAGTGCCCGCCACGGTGGTTCGTGCGCCGCGCGAGTCAAAACACGCTGTGCCTCGTCCACCAGCCCCGGTAGATCCGCGATCCGGCCGACCGGTGTAGCAGGATGCACCCGCCGCAGAAAGCACACCTCGCTCCGGTAGATGTTCCCGATCCCCGCCAGCTTCGTCTGATCCAGCAACGCCACCCCGATGGGAATCGCCGGCTCCCGCTCCAGCCTGCGCACCGCCTCCTCGGCATCCCAGTCCGCCGCCAGCAGATCCGGGCCCAACCGGTCGGTCACGGCGTGCTCGTCGCCCACGCGCAGCACCTCCACCGTTCCGAGCGAAAACCCCACGGCTTCAGCATCATCGGTCGCCAGGACGACCCGCGCCGTGAACCCCGGCTTGGTCCACCGTTGTCCGGGCGCATACACCCGCCACGACCCCTCCATCTTCAGATGCGTGTGGATGCTGACCTCGGCTGTCCGTATGAACAGATGCTTTCCGTACGTCCCGACGCTCTCCACCCGCTGGCCCCGCAGATCGAGCGTGGCGTACCGGGGAACGCGGAAATCACTACGCGTCAGCGTCTTTCCCGCCAAGGCGGGACGCAGCCGCTTGGCAGTCAAGAAGACCGCGTCACCTTCGGGCATGCCCGCCTCGCCCGCGACTCTGGTCCGGGGTCGGGCGCAGCGCCCTGTCGCCCGGGGCAATCGGCCGCAGCTCAGCGGGTGGCGGACCGGTTCGCCGCATCACGGGCGGCTCCGTAGCCGGAAACCGCGCGGCGTGGGGGCGAAGCCTGCTTCGGTGAGGAATCCGGCGAAGGTGTTGCCGTGCACGGATTCTCCATTGACCCGGTCGATCACCAGGGAGTCGACTCGGCGGTCGTGCACCAGATCGGCCAGGGCGGCGGCCGCGGCGGTGCGCACGGCCGGATCCTCGGTGAAGGTGAGCAGGGTTTTGCCGCCGCGTTCGAGGTAGAGCGCCAGCTCACCGGCGACCAGCACGACCAGCGCGCCCGCTTTGCGGCCCGGTCGATGTCCGGCCCCGTCGGCGGCGGCCTTCGGCCAAGATAGTGCCGCGCCATAGGGATTCGCGGGGTCGCAGGCCGCGAGGGCCAGGGCGGTGCCGGTCGATTCGGGCTGCCCGGTGCGATCGGTGTCGAACGAGCGCAGGCGATCCACCACATCGGTGGTGGAGAACTGCGCTCCGCCCAGGGAATCCACGAAGTAACCGCGGCGGCAGCGGCCACGATCCTCGAATTCGGTGAGCACCCGGTACATGAGCGCGAATCCGCCGGGGACGCCTTCGCTCTGCACCGAGCCTCGCGTCAGCACGCCGTAGCGTTCCAGCAGGATGTCCGCCGTGGCGTGGGCGCGCAGGGTGTTGTCCACCACCCGCTCCGGCAACAGCGACCAGCGTCCGGCCACTTGCGGCGAACTCGTGCGCACGGGCATCCCCGCGCCGGGCAGATACATCCGGCCACGCGGGGCCCGGCGCGGCGTGCGGTGCGCGGTCGTCGTCCGGGTGGTCCCGGCCAGCAGTGCGCGCACCGGCGCGAAGGTATCGCCCGCCACATGCCCGGCCCACACCAACTCCCAGAGCGCGGAAACGACAGCCGCCTCGTCCTCGACCCCGGTCGATTCCGCGAGCTGCCGGAAGAAGTACGCCCCACCTGAACTCGGCACCACCTGATACGCGGGAGCCGAGGCGGGCGGGCCGAGGCGGGAGCTGCCCGTGGCACCTATACCGGGAGCAGTCGTTCCGGACGGACCCGCGGTGCGAGATTTCGCCGCACGGGAATCGGTGGCCGGGGCGCCACTGTTCGCATCGCCGGATTCCAGGTCGGTGGGTCGCACGAGATCAGCCGGTGTGCCGGTGCGTGCGGACCGCTGGTCACTCCCGGTCGGCCCCGTGCCGTTCGCACCCGAGTCGGCTGGATGCGGTTCTACCCCAGTGGTATTCGGACGGTGCGCGGGGCCGCCGATGACGGTGGCCCCCATGGCCATGAGCAGGCTGATCTGGGTTTCGGTGAGGTCCAGGTCGGTTGGCGGCGGGAGGGTGAAGGGGGCTTGGTCGGTGGGGTGGAGGGCGATCCAGCCGTCCTTGGCGGTGATGGAGCCGTGGCCGGACCAGAGGACTTCGCCGGTGGCGAGGAGTTCGTCGAGCAGGGCGGGGGAGTAGTCGCGGACCCGGGACGGGAGGATGAGGGATTCCCAGGCCGAAGCTGGGATGGGCACGCCCGCAAGCTGTTCCACCACCGCCGCCACGCCGTCGAGGCCGCGCAATTCGCGGGTGGCGACGTGCTGCCAGGCGGGCAGGAAGCGGCCGAGGGCGGCGGTGGAGACGGGCTCCACCTCCTTGCGGGCGGCGGCCAGGGAACGGCGGCGCAGGCGGCGCAGAACCTCGGTGTCGCACCATTCGGTGCCGGCTGAACCCGGCGTGAATTCGCCTTCCACCACCCGCTTTTCGAGGCTCAGACGGTGCAGGGCGGTGGCGGCCACCGCCGTGCCGAGGCCGAAGCGGTGCGCCACCTGGGTGAGGGTGAAAGGGCCGTGCGTGCGGGCGAAGCGGGCGAC contains:
- the glpD gene encoding glycerol-3-phosphate dehydrogenase; the encoded protein is MTPKPQSQFLGPQQRDAAWERLGSDHFDMIVIGGGVVGAGIALDAATRGLEVALVEARDLAAGTSSRSSKMFHGGLRYLEMMEFGLVREALKERELALSGLAPHLVKPLRFLYPLSRYGWERPYVAAGLFLYDNMGGAKSVPGQHHLTKSAALRLAPGLKGSALTGGLTYYDTVVDDARHTMTVARTAAHYGAVIRTSTQVVGFLREADRVVGVKVRDSEDGRTTEVRGSVVVNSTGVWTDELQALAHVRGRFHVRASKGIHIVVPRDRIASDTSIILRTEKSVLFVIAWGTDHWIIGTTDTDWNLDLAHPAATKSDIDYLLEHVNKVLVTPLTHADITGVYAGLRPLLAGESDQTSKLSREHAVARIAPGLVGIAGGKYTTYRVMAYDAVDEAAQDIPRSVPSTITERVPLLGADGYYALMNQIPHLAEKYGIHPYRIQHLLNRYGSLIDEVVGMAEGKAELLEPITTAPGYLQVEALYAAAAEGALHLDDILARRTRISIEYAHRGVDCADQVARLVAPILGWSDADIAREVETYSARVKAEIESQTQPDDAAADALRQEAPEARREVLDPVPIVPTIQD
- a CDS encoding Fpg/Nei family DNA glycosylase, producing the protein MPEGDAVFLTAKRLRPALAGKTLTRSDFRVPRYATLDLRGQRVESVGTYGKHLFIRTAEVSIHTHLKMEGSWRVYAPGQRWTKPGFTARVVLATDDAEAVGFSLGTVEVLRVGDEHAVTDRLGPDLLAADWDAEEAVRRLEREPAIPIGVALLDQTKLAGIGNIYRSEVCFLRRVHPATPVGRIADLPGLVDEAQRVLTRAAHEPPWRALVYGKQHRPCPRCGTNLVVRMLGDGVKEERGIYFCPRCQPTPVV